The following proteins come from a genomic window of Canis aureus isolate CA01 chromosome 3, VMU_Caureus_v.1.0, whole genome shotgun sequence:
- the DYNLRB2 gene encoding dynein light chain roadblock-type 2 produces the protein MAEVEETLKRIQSHKGVIGTMVVNAEGIPIRTTLDNSTTVQYAGLLHQLTMKAKSTVRDIDPQNDLTFLRIRSKKHEIMVAPDKEYLLIVIQNPCE, from the exons ATG GCAGAGGTGGAGGAAACCCTAAAGAGGATCCAGAGCCATAAAGGGGTCATTGGAACTATGGTCGTAAATGCAGAAG GCATCCCTATTCGAACAACGTTGGACAACTCAACAACGGTTCAATATGCAGGTCTTCTTCACCAGCTGACGATGAAAGCCAAGAGCACAGTACGTGACATTGATCCTCAGAACGACCTCACTTTTCTTAGGATCAGATCAAAGAAACATGAAATCATGGTAGCCCCAG ATAAAGAATATCTTTTGATTGTCATTCAGAACCCATGTGAATAG